A region of Denticeps clupeoides chromosome 19, fDenClu1.1, whole genome shotgun sequence DNA encodes the following proteins:
- the ddx59 gene encoding putative ATP-dependent RNA helicase DDX59: MFMPRSLKVKQATESPHLAKKCKVGEGEETRIQSPSTADAPSDPTCAENLDETTTLARAEPCSSAHGEGAGGSPDRQQESSLHADEGAEEDEEPVKSFKKNQRWPEPGEPACVMCGRYGEYICDSTDNDVCSLECKARHLASMGIEPASLGGAAVPTRQEREYRYQEDGFISALREEQVERVKRELGVVTEGQDVPRPVIEFAHCHFPPALGANLSRAGYEAPTPVQMQMVPVGLTGRDVIASADTGSGKTVAFLLPAVVRALEAAAVPRPVSLILTPTRELAIQIERQAKELVMGLPNMRTALLVGGMPMPPQLHRLKQNIKMIIATPGRLLEVLKQKAVHLDGIKVVVVDEADTMLKMGFQEQVLDVLEQVPKDHQTLLTSATIPTGIEQLAARLTLDPVRITIGEKNQPCANVRQIVLWVEEPSKKKKLFEILSDRKLYQPPVVVFVDCKLGADLLCEAVEKVLGLKTVAIHSDKSQHERNRILQGLLEGEFEVVVSTGVLGRGLDLVNVKLVVNFDMPANMDEYVHQIGRAGRLGHRGTAITFLNNNHKRLFLQVVSRVKPTGSQLPPQLLNSPFLHDQQRREKQQRKEETVITKENILDMIRKHDKRNTKK, from the exons ATGTTTATGCCAAGATCGCTGAAGGTAAAGCAGGCGACAGAAAGCCCTCATCTTGCGAAGAAATGCAAAGTAGGAGAAGGCGAGGAGACGCGAATCCAGAGTCCTTCCACGGCTGACGCTCCTTCAGATCCCACCTGCGCGGAGAACTTGGACGAAACAACGACACTCGCACGGGCAGAGCCTTGCAGCAGCGCTCATGGCGAGGGCGCAGGAGGCTCTCCGGACCGCCAGCAGGAGTCGAGTTTGCATGCAGATGAGGGTgcagaggaagacgaggagCCAGTGAAGTCCTTTAAGAAGAACCAGAGGTGGCCAGAACCCGGAGAGCCCGCGTGTGTCATGTGCGGCCGCTACGGCGAGTACATCTGCGACAGCACCGACAACGACGTGTGCAGCCTGGAGTGCAAGGCGAGGCACCTGGCCAGCATGGGGATCGAACCGGCGTCTCTCGGCGGCGCCGCCGTCCCCACGAGGCAGGAACGGGAGTACCGCTACCAGGAGGACGGGTTCATCTCGGCCCTCCGGGAGGAGCAGGTCGAGCGCGTAAAACGGGAGCTCGGGGTCGTGACCGAGGGCCAGGACGTGCCCAGGCCCGTCATTGAGTTCGCGCACTGCCACTTCCCGCCCGCCCTCGGCGCCAACCTGAGCCGAGCTGGATACGAGGCGCCCACCCCGGTCCAGATGCAGATGGTGCCCGTGGGCTTGACGGGGAGGGACGTGATCGCCAGCGCGGACACCGGGTCCGGGAAGACCGTGGCGTTCCTCCTGCCGGCGGTGGTGCGCGCCCTGGAG GCAGCTGCCGTGCCCAGACCAGTAAGCCTCATCCTGACCCCGACGCGGGAGCTGGCCATCCAGATCGAGAGGCAGGCAAAGGAGCTGGTGATGGGGCTTCCCAACATGAGGACCGCTCTTCTGGTCGGAGGGATGCCCATGCCTCCACAGCTCCACCGACTCAAGCAGAACATCAAG ATGATTATAGCTACCCCCGGGCGTCTCCTGGAGGTATTAAAACAGAAGGCAGTGCATCTTGATGGCATCAAGGTCGTGGTGGTCGATGAG GCGGACACCATGTTGAAAATGGGCTTCCAGGAGCAGGTCCTAGATGTTTTGGAGCAAGTCCCAAAGGACCACCAGACTCTCCTAACGTCTGCCACGATACCAACAGGCATCGAACAGCTGGCCGCACGGCTCACCCTGGACCCCGTCCGCATTACGATCGGGGAGAAAAACCAACCCTGCGCCAACGTCCGGCAGATAGTGCTCTGGGTAGAGGAGCCGtcgaagaaaaagaaattgtttGAAATTTTGAGT GACAGGAAACTGTACCAGCCGCCCGTGGTGGTTTTTGTAGACTGTAAGCTTGGCGCAGACCTGCTCTGTGAGGCTGTAGAGAAGGTGCTGGGCCTTAAAACTGTGGCTATTCATTCAGACAAGAGCCAGCATGAACGCAACAGGATCCTGCAG ggccTACTTGAAGGAGAATTTGAAGTGGTAGTCAGCACAGGTGTACTGGGCAGAGGGCTGGACCTGGTTAATGTAAAACTGGTGGTAAACTTTGACATGCCAGCCAACATGGATGAATATGTCCATCAG ATTGGTAGAGCAGGACGGCTGGGCCACAGAGGGACGGCAATAACGTTCCTCAACAACAACCATAAAAGGCTGTttctgcaggtggtgagccGGGTCAAGCCAACAGGGTCCCAGTTACCACCACAGCTCCTCAACTCCCCTTTCCTCCACGATCAACAGAGACGGGAGAAACAACAGAGGAAAGAAGAAACCGTCATCACAAAGGAGAACATTCTTGATATGATCCGAAAACATGACAAGCGAAATACGAAGAAGTGA